From Anomaloglossus baeobatrachus isolate aAnoBae1 chromosome 3 unlocalized genomic scaffold, aAnoBae1.hap1 SUPER_3_unloc_1, whole genome shotgun sequence, a single genomic window includes:
- the LOC142258698 gene encoding uncharacterized protein LOC142258698, with amino-acid sequence MLKCNTRLKLPSESLLTWTKNSSFLGSFLNSPTNVIHRGQIGNIRWMDDNFIFSIENPSSRDSGIYQCCVETKTHYRHCKDVSVNIWSAADSACTNTRFMPSTPFQINQFQSKSLLRDGEFMTMVWTFNMSHWKISTRFPQCQSHLINMEMGIEQWFGKRTTQTRSKRGVLEGILGGIGTVGSLTNAMNIQTLKSDLDNIGFIGGKGVKVQKSLNQLLEKMVMNTAAVLGSSVSHLQDATLALGESTHETQVAKACLEIQIEYSSNLKLIAQALQSGITPLGILRNLPVEYDFALNHTDLWVNKWLGCERNICVGTSLVPVIGREGTIVPVTVLGIPVSNTQQVFYQLQYTDFAFDGVNTEQVDISSCLHFVSKVMCLPGQDKVIYHSCFHNYSSCHARIETVQTLHDLVTPVSPNKICFQVMSETEMVSVFYSTCVHKENLPMGLYCIEGNVRSLSKKEGSFNITSIGKRNLTAFPIQFNLSQINDFPWDMWTSEIKKDKGLLDLLTKQLKEAEIIFRHEQGELSDIEHEWNGMSGRTWWRSFGKSVHSLSQSSFQSAVGNVLFNPIIIIFLLILMCIIYQVFVMCRIQKIYKNIKIEMKKEDNILRGMLNRKMTF; translated from the coding sequence atgttaaaatgtaacacaaggttgaaattgccttctgagtctttgttgacatggaccaaaaattcatcatttttgggaagttttttaaacagtccaactaatgtcattcacagaggtcagattggtaatatcagatggatggatgataatttcattttttccatagaaaatccatcttccagggactctggaatttaccagtgttgcgtggaaacaaagacacattacagacattgtaaagacgttagtgtgaatatttggtcagcagcagatagtgcatgcacaaacacgaggttcatgccgtctactcctttccaaattaatcaatttcagtctaagtccttattaagggatggagaatttatgacaatggtatggactttcaatatgtctcattggaagatctctaccaggtttcctcagtgtcaatcacatctcataaacatggagatggggatagaacaatggtttgggaaaagaacaactcagactaggagtaagagaggagtgttagaaggaattctgggaggaattgggacagtgggaagtctgactaatgccatgaatatacagacgcttaagtcagatttggataatattggttttattggaggaaaaggtgtaaaggttcagaagagtttgaatcaacttcttgaaaagatggtaatgaatacagctgctgtactagggtcttccgtgtcacatctacaggatgctacattagctctcggggaaagcacacacgaaacacaagtagctaaagcgtgcctggagatacagatagagtattcttctaatctgaagctgattgcacaagctttacagagtggaattactccactgggaatactgcgaaatttacctgtagagtatgattttgcattgaatcatacggatttgtgggtaaataagtggttaggatgtgaacgaaacatttgtgttggcacatcgctagtcccagtgatcggaagagaggggactattgttcctgttacagttttgggtatacctgtgagtaacacacaacaagtgttctatcaactgcagtacacagattttgcatttgatggagtgaacactgaacaagtagacatttcttcatgtttgcattttgtttctaaggtgatgtgtctacctggacaggataaggtgatttatcattcatgttttcataattattcttcttgtcatgcgagaatagagactgtacagacactacatgatttggtgactccagtaagtccaaataagatttgtttccaggtcatgtctgagacagagatggtttctgttttctattctacttgtgtacataaggaaaacctacctatgggtttgtattgtatagaaggaaatgtgagatctctttcaaagaaagaaggaagttttaatatcacttctataggaaagagaaacttaacggcatttcctatacaattcaatttatcacaaataaatgattttccttgggatatgtggacaagtgaaataaagaaagataagggtttgttagatttattaacgaaacagttaaaggaagcagaaattatattcaggcatgaacaaggtgaattaagtgatattgaacacgaatggaatggaatgtcaggtagaacttggtggagaagttttgggaaatcggtacattccttgtctcagtcatcttttcagtcagcggttggaaatgttttatttaatcccatcataatcatatttttattaattttgatgtgtattatttatcaagtttttgtgatgtgtagaattcagaagatatataagaatataaaaatagaaatgaaaaaggaagataacattcttagaggaatgttaaatcgcaagatgactttttga
- the LOC142258700 gene encoding LOW QUALITY PROTEIN: uncharacterized protein LOC142258700 (The sequence of the model RefSeq protein was modified relative to this genomic sequence to represent the inferred CDS: inserted 2 bases in 1 codon) produces MQNAADTMEKGEMDVRGDERSRDLSTDDGTRSSTQKAKGSESHTGEKPYSCSECGKCFTLKSKLVKHLRIHTGEKPYSCSECEKCFARKANLIRHERIHTGVKPYSCSECETCCASKSDLITHERIHTGEKPYSCSECEKCFADKSTLITHEKIHTGEKPYSCSECEKCFARKSDLITHESIHTGEKPYSCSECEKCFALKANLIRHEKIHTGVKPYSCSECEKCFAEKSTLITHEKIHTGEKPYSCSECGKCFTLKSKLVKHLRIHTGEKPYSCSECEKCFAQKANLIRHEKIHTGVKPYSCSECEKCFARKSDLITHERIHTGEKPYSCSECEKCFARKSDLITHERIHTGEKPYSCSECGKCFFQQXHISLHERIHTGVKPYSCSECETCFAWKSDLVKHVRIHTEEKPYSCSECGKCFALKANLIRHEKIHTGVKP; encoded by the exons ATGACGGTACCAGGAGTTCAACACAGAAAGCTAAGGGAAGtgaaagtcacacaggagagaagccatattcatgttcagaatgtgggaaatgttttactttgaaatcaaaacttgttaaacatttgagaattcacacaggagagaagccatattcatgttcagaatgtgagaaatgttttgctcggaaagcaaatcttattagacatgagagaattcacacaggagtgaagccatactcatgttcagaatgtgagacatGTTGTGCTTCCAAATcagatctcattacacatgagagaattcacacaggagagaagccatattcatgttcagaatgtgagaaatgttttgctgacaaatcaactctcattacacatgagaaaattcacacaggagagaagccatattcatgttcagaatgtgagaaatgttttgctcggaaatcagatctcattacacatgagagcattcacacaggagagaagccatattcatgttcagaatgtgagaaatgttttgctctgaaagcaaatcttattagacatgagaaaattcacacaggagtgaagccatattcatgttcagaatgtgagaaatgttttgctgaaAAATCaactctcattacacatgagaaaattcacacaggagagaagccatattcatgttcagaatgtgggaaatgttttactttgaaatcaaaacttgttaaacatttgagaattcacacaggagagaagccatattcatgttcagaatgtgagaaatgttttgctcagaaagcaaatcttattagacatgagaaaattcacacaggagtgaagccatattcatgttcagaatgtgagaaatgttttgctcggaaatcagatctcattacacatgagagaattcacacaggagagaagccatattcatgttcagaatgtgagaaatgttttgctcggaaatcagatctcattacacatgagagaattcacacaggagagaagccatattcatgttcagaatgtgggaaatgtttttttcagca tcacatctcattacacgagagaattcacacaggagtaaagccatattcatgttcagaatgtgagacatgttttgcttggaaatcagatcttgttaaacatgtgagaattcacacagaagagaagccatattcatgttcagaatgtgggaaatgttttgctctgaaagcaaatcttattagacatgagaaaattcacacaggagtgaagccatag